The stretch of DNA GCTCCCCCGTTCCGCTCGCACACAGCGGGCTCAGCGTGCCCCGCTCACAGCCCACACCTGCACGGACGCTCGCCCCACACTCGCGCGGCAGAACCGGCCCCCAGCGCGCCCAGCGGGGCAGCCCCGACACCGCAGCCCCGCATCCTCCAGAGCCCGTCCCGGTGCCTGCAACGGAGAGCCCCGCAAACGCGGAGCCTCCTCACTGCCCTCGCACAGCGCGGTCCCCGCTCCTCACCCAGAGCGGCCCCGCTCCCGTGTCACCCCCTCGCTGCCCCCACAGCCCTCCCCTGACACCGCGGGGACCCCCCCCGCTGCATCCCCGCGCCCGCCaccgcccggccccggcggcCACCACAGCGGCTACAAGACCCCCGGCCTCAGCGCCGGGCCCGCAGCGGCCCCGCAGGACGCCCAAAGCCCCGGGCCGGCACCGCCAGGGCCCCCTCACCTGCTTGCGTGGTGTCGCTCAGGTCGCAGCCGCTGCCGGGGAAGTCGCGCAGCTTCCTCCCGCTCAGGCACAGGATGCCCGAGCTGCCCGCCTCCTCCAGGGCCCGCTCCAGGCTGCGCACCGTGTGCGACTGCGGCAGAGCTGCCGCGCCCCAGTGCGGCCCGGACGAGAAGGAGAGAGTGAGGTGCGCGGGGATCCCGAGCCCCGCCGCTCCGCTCCCGGGCGCCGTCCCGCTGCCGGTGCCGTTGTTGCCGCCACCGCCCCCCTGCCCGGCCGCCATCTTGACCGGCCCCTCCACAACAACGGCCGGGGCCGCTGCGCAGGCGCCGCGGGGCCCGCAGGGGGCGCCGCGGGATGGGGCGGGGCTTCCAGGCGCCCCTCGCCCGCGACAACCAATCCGCGGCGGCGACGGCGCCGAGGGGCGGGGCTTCACGGGGATGGGGGGGCGTACGGCTGTGTGCCCGACGGCTCGTGTGCCGCTAGGGGGCGCTGCGGGGGCTGAGGGAGCGGGCCCGGTCTCGGGATCCTCTTGGCGACGGGGGCATCCCGAGAGCGGAGGGAGCCCGGGAGGGAAAGTCCCGCAGCCGGGACCGGAGCGGGCGAGGGCGCGGGGGACCCGTTCGGGAGGGCGCGGCTGCGGGGAGGCTTCGGAGCCGAAGGAACACGGGGTACATCGGCTCGGCAGCCCCGGCGCCGCTGCGAGCGCGGCTCTGCCCGCTGCCCTCGGGTACCGCTGGGCCCTGCCCGCTGCCCTCGGGCACCGCTGGGCCCTGCCCGCTGCCCTCGGGCACCGCTGGGCCCTGCCCGCTGCCCTCGGGCACCGCTGGGCTCTCTCGGCGCTGCGCTCGCCCCTGCCGGGACACCTCACTGCATCGGCCGCGCCTCAGGCCCGGAGCTCTCCTGCGCCGGGAGCATCAGAGCCTCCGTGGCCTCTGCNGCTGGGCCCTGCCCGCTGCCTTTCTGCCTTGGCTCCACGAAGTGCTGTGAAATCCAATGGTACAAGTGGCTAAAGACACAGGTCATTGGTCCTGTGGGTTCAGTTCAGTGACCAAGCAGGGCCACAAATTTTTGCTGGtgttcctcctgccctgggatgcGCTGTGGGGACTCTCTTCTAACCCTGTGCAATTGcttctacatttttaaatttctcagaCACCATCAGAGATGTTACTCTGGAGGCAGTGTTGCCTGGCCTAAAACAGAGTAGAAGTTTTCCAGGTCACAGAGCGGTGCCTTCACAGTGGCCCCAGCCTGTGTTTAGCCATCCTGGCCGGGAGCTCAgccaaaggcagctgctgccactccCCAGGTGCAGAACTGCTGGGTCACCTGTCCAGCACAGGACCGTGCACAGGAACTGTCAGACACGGGATGGGCACAGGCCACATGTGCCCCTGGCAATGGCTCAGGAAGCAGCTGAACTGTGTCACACAAATACCCTCCCCAAAGGACAGGCAAGCACTGTGCAGCAGCTCACCCTGTGCACAACAGCAAGGGTAATTCTGTTAGAGACAATTATTCTGTGGGTTTAGTACTCAGTACTTAGTGACAGAAAGGGGTATTTTATGCCTGTTGGGCTGAGCTCACACTGTGCCCTCACCCTGTATGTTTTTAGTGTAATGGTTACACATTTTGTCTACTTGTGAATTCAGTGCAAGGCCTGTTTTATCTCCTGCTACATAAAAAGtctcccagcactgcaaggGAATCAAGctcgggaaaaaaaaaaacagtttttatcaCCTAAGCCCTCAATATTAATTTAAGGAATGGTTAAAATATTATAAAGTACAGATTgctaaaaaacatttatttggcAAGTAGAATCATAGTGTGATCTGAACAGCAAGAGGATGTTTCCCACTCAGACGTTCTTTCAGGACTGAATAGCTCCATCCCTTTACAACCTGGTAGAAGTGCTCAGTTTTCCTAGTGAGTCTGCCATCTACTGTCCATATTTATAGCCAGGAGGCAACTGAAATCAGGGATGCTGCTATTTGTGATCGTGTTTCTTGCTCAACTTTTCAACTTCCATGACGTACAGATTATTTGCATGAAGGGGTGGTGTCTCCTCCAGAGTTCATTAACCTGGGCATTGGggtgcatttaattttgaacaTATTCAGAGCCAGGACTGCTCTGATAATTTTGCCAGTAACATTCAAGGCATAAGAGATCACAGCAAAGATTTTACAAAATACCTATTGAAAACCTCACATTGCTTTGGAGCCAGCTTTTAAAGCAGTAAACTCCCTGCAGGTAGGCACCAATGGGGACCAGTTTCCCCCAAAGCACCAGCCCATGCAGTGTCACACTGAGAAGCTGAACTCACCAAAGAACTgttgaaggaaagaaaataaccagAGGTGACATTTGACAAGTTAAGTTTTTTATTCAGTGCACTGGACTCATACATCACTGCTTTGTCAATTAACAACATTTCACACATTCCTATAAAACCAATGCCAAGTCCAGTCTCTTGTTAAAGATGCTCAGTGTAAAATGTAAAGCAGTCtatcaaatatttcctttaagtATACCTTAGAGCCCAGAAACAGGCTATGTCCAGCATGTTCAGTGCTGAGTTCCAGCAGTGGATAGAGAATGGAGCTATTACTCAGGTTTGATGCAGGGCTTCACTAACAAATGTCTAAACCCAGCTCAGTAACATTTCAGCCAATGTTTAtcagagtgctgctgctggtttgattatgctgctgctttgagcaTGGGTGGAGCTGCAACTACAAAAACCCTAATGCAGAACTAATCAGCACTGGAAAATGTGatctgggctggggcagcctgtctgtgctctgtgctgaggacagtgactccagcagcacagcatggcATGTCTCACCCcgtccctgcagcagcagtcagaACAGCACAGCAATCCACAGAGAAATGCAAGGTGCTCAGCCTGACTATCAGGGCAAAGCAACAGGTATTCAGGGTGGAGTGGTCTTACACTGCAAACCTCTGGGCAGGGATGCCTGCAAGCACAAGTTTGGCAATTAAGTGGATGCTGGGGAGTGTAGGCAGCTGTAGCATCCCTGCTTCCCTCTATCTCCTATGTGGGCAGGCACAGCATCCTTAAACCCTGTCCCACCCACTGGATGATGTAGGGAAGGCTCCGTGGTACACCCTCCTACTATCAGCCATCACTCTGGCTAGCACAGAGTGCCCTGGCAGGGAGACAGAGCTGGTGCTAGCCCTACAACTTCCCAGCAGAGAGCTCTCCAGCAAATCCATCTCTGCTCATCCCCTTCCACCACCCTGCCCATGCCccacctgccctgtgctccagcccaaATTCTCATCctgcctcatccctgccctTAATCACTCATTCACTCTGTGTGTAAGGAAGGAGACAGCACATTGCCAAATCAGCTATCTCAAAGGGAATCTAGCAACTTTTATTGAGCCCTTGTCATGGAGCCTGGACTGTCACAGGCAGTCCCTGTGACGAGCACGCAGTCCTAAGGCATGGTGACCGTCCGTCCGGCGCTCCTGGCTGCTGTAAAGCGCCTCTTATTCCTCAGACCAGAGAACCTCTCATCCAGCGTCAGGCTGGTCTGCAGGGGAAAGCGAGAGCGAGTCAGTCCCTTGTCTTGTGCCAAAGCACAGCCAAACTTGTAGCGGGGTATTGATTAGAGCCCATCAGTCAGGCTGGTGTTTCACAGCTGGTTAGTCAATTAAACCACTCAGCACACAGAGACAGGGAGCTCGACAGACTGTGTGTGGCTGGAAAACCTccaagcagctcccagccccaagaCACAGGGCGTCCTCGGCAAGAACAGGAGCAAGCAGATGGCATTTGAGCACAAGGCATCAGGTAAAACCAAACCGTCCAGACAAGAAACGCCGGCAATGAAGAAGGTGGAGTGGGATTTCTCAGCTGCCCCAGGGCTCTTGGACCATACTTCAGTGTAAAATGTGACACCAAGAAGGGCACCAAAGCAAAGAGTGAGCAAAGCCCAGAAGTGCCACGTGTCTCTGAGGAATGGGAAGCACTGACAGTGAAACAGTCCCCTCTGGCCAGGACTACTCATCAGCAGGACCTCCCTGCTCCAAGCAAGCACACGGACAGGCCAAGACAGGCCATCAGAGTGGGAAAAACTGGGCCGAGTCTGTAGTTGCTGAACAGTCTTCTCAAGTGCCTTCAGTTTTGTGAGCAACCTGGCCAACACAGCTATGGGACATTCCTCCCAGGTTGTGTTAGATAAACCCAGCTGGCAG from Parus major isolate Abel chromosome 4A, Parus_major1.1, whole genome shotgun sequence encodes:
- the LOC107203984 gene encoding leucine-rich repeat and calponin homology domain-containing protein 2 isoform X3, translated to MAAGQGGGGGNNGTGSGTAPGSGAAGLGIPAHLTLSFSSGPHWGAAALPQSHTVRSLERALEEAGSSGILCLSGRKLRDFPGSGCDLSDTTQAGHLMHGYRESPPLGALSAWGSLPRNTLKLSQLAKALDFLHLN
- the LOC107203984 gene encoding leucine-rich repeat and calponin homology domain-containing protein 2 isoform X4 codes for the protein MAAGQGGGGGNNGTGSGTAPGSGAAGLGIPAHLTLSFSSGPHWGAAALPQSHTVRSLERALEEAGSSGILCLSGRKLRDFPGSGCDLSDTTQAGHLMHGYRESPPLGALSAWGSLPRNTLKLSQLAKGC